From Rhodococcus sp. B7740, one genomic window encodes:
- a CDS encoding sensor histidine kinase, which translates to MRLRELFREVQERLEKILDAREYLDGLLHSMLVITEGLDLEDTLQTIVTSAAQLVDAKYGALGVRGHNRELSAFIVHGIDDTTAAGIGPLPTGHGVLGLLIDEPHAIRLSRLSDHPMSVGFPPGHPPMNTFLGVPIRVREEVFGNLYLTEKANGRSFTEDDEAVIQALASAAGVAIENARLYSESRTRQLWIEATRDIATALLRGTDTDQVLHTVAEKALILTSGELSFIAVPRNPNDNSEDVTELVIDIVAGEATSEVLGNVLPVFGSTSGTSFRSGTPIRASKLEYNATTGSDAIYGPALISPLRASGRVTGVLVVLRRLGQEPFDDGQLELVSAFADQAAVTVRMADAARRLRELDVLAERDRIARDLHDRVIQRIFAAGLSLQSTAQRSGEPAIAARLSVTIDDLQDTVQDIRTAIFDLQTAGSPVGFRRRVEDVVREMTESSGLRTSLNVTGPVSVIEPALAAHVLAVVREAISNCVRHAHATTVAVSISVGDDIVVTVSDDGVGIPPDVDASGLDNLRSRARECGGEMTIDSGGSAVGTTLRWSVPLP; encoded by the coding sequence ATGCGTTTGCGCGAGCTGTTCAGGGAGGTACAGGAGCGGCTGGAGAAGATTCTCGACGCGCGAGAGTACCTCGATGGGCTCCTCCACTCGATGTTGGTGATCACCGAGGGCCTCGACCTGGAGGACACCCTGCAGACGATCGTCACCTCTGCAGCCCAGCTCGTCGACGCGAAGTACGGTGCGCTGGGAGTACGCGGACACAACCGCGAGCTCAGCGCGTTCATCGTCCATGGAATCGACGACACCACCGCTGCGGGGATCGGTCCCCTTCCCACCGGGCACGGTGTACTGGGGTTGCTGATCGACGAACCTCACGCCATCCGGCTCTCGCGACTGTCGGACCACCCGATGTCGGTGGGTTTTCCTCCCGGGCACCCCCCGATGAACACCTTTCTCGGTGTCCCCATTCGCGTGCGCGAGGAGGTGTTCGGAAACCTCTACTTGACCGAGAAGGCGAACGGCCGATCCTTCACCGAAGACGACGAGGCCGTCATTCAGGCGCTCGCGTCGGCTGCCGGCGTCGCGATCGAAAACGCGAGACTGTACAGCGAGTCTCGGACCCGCCAGCTGTGGATCGAGGCCACGCGCGACATCGCGACCGCTCTGCTCCGCGGCACCGACACCGATCAGGTGCTGCACACGGTCGCAGAGAAGGCATTGATCCTCACCTCGGGTGAGTTGTCTTTCATTGCCGTGCCCCGTAATCCGAACGACAACTCCGAGGACGTCACCGAACTCGTCATCGATATCGTCGCCGGTGAAGCGACTTCCGAGGTCCTCGGAAATGTCCTGCCGGTCTTCGGATCGACATCGGGCACATCCTTCCGAAGCGGCACTCCCATTCGAGCGTCGAAACTCGAATACAACGCCACCACGGGCTCGGACGCGATCTACGGACCCGCTCTCATCTCTCCCCTCCGTGCATCGGGCCGTGTGACAGGCGTCCTGGTCGTACTGCGCCGACTCGGCCAGGAGCCGTTCGACGACGGTCAGCTGGAGCTGGTGTCCGCGTTCGCCGATCAGGCCGCCGTGACGGTTCGAATGGCCGATGCCGCCCGGAGGCTACGAGAGTTGGATGTGCTCGCCGAGCGAGATCGCATCGCCCGAGACTTGCACGATCGCGTCATACAGCGGATCTTCGCAGCCGGCTTGTCGCTCCAGAGCACGGCCCAACGCTCCGGTGAACCCGCGATCGCGGCACGCCTGTCCGTCACGATCGACGACCTCCAGGACACGGTGCAGGACATCAGGACGGCGATCTTCGACCTGCAGACCGCAGGTTCACCCGTCGGCTTCCGACGCCGGGTCGAGGACGTCGTCCGGGAAATGACCGAGAGTTCGGGCCTGCGGACATCCCTGAACGTGACCGGCCCCGTGTCGGTGATCGAGCCGGCCCTGGCCGCCCATGTTCTGGCCGTCGTTCGCGAGGCGATCAGCAACTGCGTGCGGCACGCACACGCGACCACCGTCGCGGTGTCCATCTCGGTCGGCGACGACATCGTCGTCACCGTGTCCGACGACGGGGTCGGTATTCCGCCCGACGTCGATGCCAGTGGGCTCGACAATCTGCGGTCACGTGCCCGCGAGTGCGGGGGCGAGATGACGATCGACTCGGGCGGTAGCGCGGTCGGAACGACGTTGAGATGGTCGGTTCCGCTGCCCTGA